The bacterium genome has a segment encoding these proteins:
- a CDS encoding NADP-dependent malic enzyme translates to MKNEKELIEKAKKPGQDAMKLHPFYRGKVEITPKCRVASFDDFAIWYTPGVAEPCKDIARHPEKVFVHTNKANFVAVVSDGTRVLGLGDIGPEAAMPVMEGKALLFKYLGGVDAFPICVDTRDPDEIIDFVLKLQPCFGGINLEDIAQPKCFRILETLREKARIPVWHDDQQGTASVTTAGVINALRIVGKKKEDVKVVMVGAGASCIAIARVLIKFGIDAKHIIMCDSKDTLHAGRDDLKGGEFKEKWHFCEITNEKNVTGGPGEAAKGADVMIALSKPGPDTVKPEWIARMAKDAVVFVCANPVPEIWPWKAHEAGARIVATGRSDFPNQVNNSLGFPGIFRGTLDVQAKTITDEMAIAAAQELADIAYDKGIHEEYLIPTMDEWAVYPREAVAVGLKAIEQGIARIKASPEELLKQAEDVIRKARAETQLLMKEGFIPLETAERVHMGG, encoded by the coding sequence TTGAAGAACGAAAAAGAGTTGATCGAAAAGGCCAAGAAACCCGGCCAGGACGCGATGAAGCTGCACCCGTTCTACCGCGGCAAGGTGGAGATTACGCCCAAGTGCCGCGTCGCGTCGTTCGACGACTTCGCGATCTGGTACACGCCGGGCGTGGCCGAGCCCTGCAAGGATATCGCCAGGCACCCGGAGAAGGTGTTCGTTCACACCAACAAGGCCAACTTCGTCGCCGTCGTCTCGGACGGGACGCGGGTACTGGGCCTGGGGGACATCGGCCCGGAGGCCGCGATGCCGGTGATGGAGGGCAAGGCGCTACTGTTCAAATACCTCGGCGGCGTCGACGCCTTCCCGATCTGCGTCGACACCAGGGACCCGGACGAGATTATCGACTTCGTCCTCAAGCTGCAGCCGTGCTTCGGCGGCATAAACCTCGAGGACATCGCCCAGCCCAAGTGCTTTCGCATACTCGAGACGCTGCGGGAGAAGGCCCGCATCCCGGTGTGGCACGACGACCAGCAGGGCACGGCCTCCGTCACGACGGCCGGCGTCATTAATGCCCTCCGCATCGTCGGCAAGAAGAAAGAGGACGTCAAGGTCGTCATGGTCGGCGCCGGCGCCTCCTGCATCGCCATCGCCCGGGTCCTCATCAAGTTCGGCATCGACGCCAAGCACATCATAATGTGCGACTCCAAGGACACGCTGCACGCCGGCCGCGACGACCTCAAAGGCGGCGAGTTCAAGGAGAAGTGGCATTTCTGCGAGATAACGAACGAGAAGAACGTGACCGGCGGCCCGGGCGAAGCGGCCAAGGGCGCCGACGTTATGATCGCGCTGTCCAAGCCGGGGCCCGACACCGTCAAGCCGGAGTGGATCGCGCGTATGGCGAAGGACGCCGTCGTCTTCGTGTGCGCCAATCCGGTCCCGGAAATCTGGCCGTGGAAAGCGCACGAGGCGGGCGCCCGCATCGTCGCCACCGGCCGCTCCGACTTCCCCAACCAGGTCAACAACTCGCTGGGCTTCCCCGGCATCTTCCGCGGCACGCTGGACGTCCAGGCCAAGACCATCACCGACGAGATGGCCATCGCCGCAGCGCAGGAGCTGGCCGACATCGCCTACGACAAGGGCATACACGAGGAGTACCTTATCCCGACGATGGACGAGTGGGCGGTCTATCCGCGGGAGGCCGTCGCCGTGGGCCTTAAAGCTATCGAGCAGGGCATCGCCCGCATCAAAGCCTCCCCCGAGGAGCTACTCAAGCAGGCCGAGGACGTTATCCGCAAAGCCCGGGCGGAGACCCAATTGCTGATGAAGGAGGGCTTCATCCCGCTCGAGACCGCCGAACGCGTCCATATGGGCGGCTAA
- a CDS encoding nucleotidyltransferase domain-containing protein produces MTLDARPRRLYNQAVARDEENSADEATWRRALREFAAEVREKFGGAVERVILYGSRARGDDAPDSDVDVIVFLAEGTDLVEARGALSDLACDVAARYGFPFLIQALAYTEESFRRRASYFFIKNVKKEGVPI; encoded by the coding sequence TTGACCCTTGACGCCCGCCCCCGTAGACTTTATAATCAGGCCGTGGCTCGAGATGAGGAGAACTCGGCGGACGAGGCGACGTGGCGGCGGGCGCTGCGGGAATTCGCCGCCGAGGTGCGCGAGAAGTTCGGCGGCGCCGTCGAGCGCGTCATCCTGTACGGCTCCCGGGCGCGGGGAGACGATGCCCCCGACAGCGACGTCGACGTCATCGTCTTCCTGGCCGAGGGCACGGACCTCGTGGAGGCGCGGGGCGCCCTGTCCGACCTCGCCTGCGACGTCGCGGCCCGGTACGGGTTCCCGTTCCTCATCCAGGCCCTCGCCTACACCGAGGAATCCTTCCGCCGCCGGGCGAGCTATTTCTTTATAAAAAACGTCAAAAAGGAGGGCGTGCCGATATGA
- a CDS encoding HEPN domain-containing protein, giving the protein MTLLETVKHYVTAAREALAAAERNLAARAYRSAVHEAYYAAFYAATAALATRGLHYKRHSAVVANFNRLFVYEDKSFEAEMAGRLQRLLDVRLQFDYEPIPAEESAAEAALSATSAFVADVLPYVEAWLETAGDKEP; this is encoded by the coding sequence ATGACCCTCCTCGAGACGGTCAAACACTACGTGACGGCGGCGCGGGAAGCCCTCGCCGCGGCGGAACGAAACTTAGCCGCGCGCGCCTACCGGAGCGCGGTCCACGAGGCGTATTACGCCGCGTTTTACGCCGCGACCGCGGCCCTCGCGACGCGGGGATTACATTATAAACGGCACTCAGCCGTCGTCGCCAACTTCAACCGCCTTTTCGTCTACGAGGATAAGTCGTTCGAAGCCGAAATGGCGGGGCGGCTCCAACGGCTGTTGGACGTGCGCCTCCAATTCGACTACGAGCCGATACCCGCGGAGGAAAGCGCCGCTGAAGCCGCGTTGTCGGCCACGAGCGCCTTCGTAGCCGATGTCCTCCCGTACGTGGAGGCGTGGCTCGAGACGGCCGGCGATAAAGAACCATAA
- a CDS encoding aldehyde dehydrogenase family protein, producing MPDTFHNYINGGWVPADGELHENANPADIRELVSIHSRGSRADAFAALEAATKAFPAWRDTPAPERGEYLARAAALLRERADDIGRDFTREEGKTLREARGETLRAAQIFEFFAGEGRRLGGRTFPADGRDTFLYTLREPLGVVALVTPWNFPVAIPAWKLAPALVAGNTAVLKPATNTPLTAVHLFECLADAGLPAGVANMVYGPGAELGDVFCESEDVRAISFTGSSDVGKALAAKAHRRLVKVQLELGGKNPLLLAGDGDVERAAAYAADGAFGSTGQKCTATSRAIIPRGRVGEFVAKVAAAAGKIVVGDGLRDDVDMGPLIDADALAHVLGHIEVAKEEGATLACGGRRLDYGDLQHGFFVEPAVFVGVTPEMTIWREEVFGPVLAVIAYDDFDEAIALANDTAYGLSATLVTKDLGRAMRYIKRIEAGVVHVNSPTVGAACHVPFGGYKESSSGSREQGREALEFFTQLKTVYLDI from the coding sequence ATGCCCGACACTTTCCACAACTACATAAACGGCGGCTGGGTCCCCGCGGACGGCGAACTCCACGAGAACGCCAACCCCGCCGACATCCGCGAGCTGGTGAGTATACACTCGCGCGGCAGCCGCGCCGACGCCTTCGCCGCGCTCGAGGCCGCGACGAAAGCGTTCCCGGCCTGGCGCGATACGCCGGCGCCCGAGCGGGGCGAGTACCTGGCCCGGGCCGCGGCCTTGCTCCGCGAGCGCGCCGACGACATAGGCCGCGACTTCACCCGCGAGGAGGGCAAAACCCTACGCGAGGCGCGCGGCGAGACGCTGCGGGCGGCGCAGATATTCGAGTTCTTCGCCGGCGAGGGGAGGCGGCTGGGCGGCCGGACCTTCCCCGCCGACGGCCGCGACACCTTCCTCTACACCCTCCGCGAGCCGCTGGGCGTGGTCGCCCTCGTCACGCCGTGGAACTTCCCCGTCGCCATCCCGGCCTGGAAGCTCGCGCCGGCGCTGGTCGCCGGCAACACGGCCGTCCTCAAGCCGGCCACCAACACACCGCTCACGGCGGTGCATCTATTCGAGTGCCTGGCGGACGCGGGGTTGCCGGCGGGGGTGGCGAACATGGTCTACGGCCCGGGCGCCGAGCTGGGCGACGTCTTCTGCGAGAGCGAGGACGTTCGCGCCATATCGTTCACCGGCTCGAGCGACGTGGGGAAGGCGCTGGCGGCGAAGGCCCACCGACGCCTCGTCAAGGTCCAGCTCGAGCTGGGCGGCAAGAACCCGCTCCTCCTGGCGGGCGACGGCGACGTCGAGCGCGCGGCGGCGTACGCCGCCGACGGCGCCTTCGGCTCCACCGGCCAGAAGTGCACGGCGACGAGCCGGGCGATAATCCCGCGGGGCCGCGTCGGCGAGTTCGTCGCCAAAGTCGCCGCGGCGGCCGGAAAAATCGTCGTCGGCGACGGCCTGCGCGACGACGTGGATATGGGCCCCCTCATAGACGCCGACGCGCTCGCGCACGTGCTCGGCCATATCGAGGTTGCGAAGGAGGAGGGCGCGACGCTGGCCTGCGGCGGCCGGCGCCTCGACTACGGCGACCTGCAGCACGGCTTCTTCGTCGAGCCCGCGGTCTTCGTGGGCGTCACGCCCGAGATGACTATTTGGCGGGAGGAGGTCTTCGGGCCGGTCTTGGCCGTTATCGCCTACGACGACTTCGACGAGGCCATAGCGCTCGCGAACGATACGGCGTACGGCCTGTCGGCGACGTTGGTCACCAAGGACCTTGGCCGGGCGATGAGGTATATAAAACGAATCGAGGCCGGCGTGGTCCACGTCAACTCGCCGACCGTCGGCGCGGCGTGCCACGTCCCCTTCGGCGGCTACAAGGAGTCGTCCTCCGGCTCGCGGGAGCAGGGCCGGGAGGCGCTGGAGTTCTTCACGCAGCTCAAGACGGTGTACCTGGATATTTAA
- a CDS encoding DUF6790 family protein, whose amino-acid sequence MANLVLIVSLAVGGLAIFTLRGGRVMYAFLPVLAAAAAVVQIVVAKTAVIETLLFYFIVFLIGLSGLYAFLGHAFNADRVAKYIGWPTGNPFQWEVAVSNLSHAVLGFLCIWIRGNFWAATVVASSVWLLGCGVGHIREMVKTRNFTPGNAGPPFYSDVVKPLVLIGLLIAYVSGA is encoded by the coding sequence GTGGCGAACTTAGTACTTATCGTAAGCCTCGCAGTAGGAGGGTTGGCGATATTCACGTTGAGAGGCGGGAGAGTGATGTACGCCTTCCTACCCGTCCTGGCCGCCGCCGCGGCGGTGGTCCAAATCGTCGTCGCGAAAACGGCCGTAATAGAAACGCTGCTTTTTTATTTCATAGTATTCCTCATCGGCCTGTCGGGGTTGTACGCGTTTTTGGGCCACGCCTTCAACGCCGACCGCGTCGCCAAGTACATCGGCTGGCCGACGGGCAACCCGTTCCAGTGGGAAGTGGCCGTGTCGAACCTGAGCCACGCGGTCCTGGGCTTCCTCTGCATCTGGATACGGGGCAACTTCTGGGCCGCGACCGTCGTCGCGAGCTCCGTGTGGCTGCTGGGTTGCGGCGTAGGCCACATCCGCGAGATGGTGAAGACCCGCAATTTCACGCCGGGCAACGCCGGGCCGCCGTTCTACTCCGACGTCGTCAAGCCGCTGGTCCTCATCGGCCTGCTTATCGCGTACGTCAGCGGCGCGTAG
- a CDS encoding right-handed parallel beta-helix repeat-containing protein, which produces MLRKLISIPLALALSAGAVFAAVDIRAGNIVTDTTWKRTGGPVNIYGDVAIENGATLTIEAGVDVRFYEVKGTGGYEDGAELVVRKGTLVAEGKTGLPVKFTSANGVKKMGDWGAVVVEGSNQIILENAIIEFATNGLRLANVNSIGSSRSSFEGTIIRYCLNNGVLAYNSRAKLYHLTVEHNGYAGVKTLWNCFVTANYCDLCNNDGMWNFYNGSSNNVDATNCWWGSADPSFINRRIYDYHDNRAKGEVDYSPYLTGPWREGGKVPNYSLGFLKTFFK; this is translated from the coding sequence ATGCTTCGTAAGCTTATTAGTATTCCCTTGGCGCTGGCGCTTTCGGCCGGCGCCGTGTTTGCCGCGGTCGACATCCGCGCCGGAAATATCGTGACCGACACGACGTGGAAACGCACCGGGGGGCCGGTCAATATATATGGCGACGTGGCCATCGAGAACGGTGCCACGCTCACGATCGAGGCGGGCGTCGACGTTCGATTTTACGAGGTAAAAGGGACCGGCGGCTACGAGGACGGCGCCGAGCTGGTGGTGCGAAAAGGCACCCTCGTCGCCGAGGGCAAAACCGGCTTACCGGTCAAATTCACCTCGGCCAACGGCGTCAAGAAGATGGGCGACTGGGGCGCCGTCGTCGTCGAGGGCTCGAACCAAATTATACTCGAAAACGCGATAATCGAATTCGCCACCAACGGCCTGCGGCTCGCTAACGTTAATTCGATCGGCTCTTCCCGCTCCTCGTTCGAGGGTACGATCATCCGCTACTGCCTGAACAACGGCGTCCTCGCCTATAACTCCCGCGCCAAGTTATATCATCTGACCGTCGAACATAACGGCTACGCCGGCGTTAAAACCCTTTGGAACTGCTTCGTAACGGCGAATTACTGCGACCTCTGCAACAACGACGGGATGTGGAATTTTTACAACGGCTCGAGCAACAACGTCGACGCCACGAACTGCTGGTGGGGCTCAGCCGACCCGAGCTTCATCAATAGGAGGATTTACGACTACCACGACAACCGCGCGAAGGGCGAGGTGGACTACAGCCCGTACCTAACCGGGCCGTGGCGCGAGGGCGGCAAGGTCCCCAACTACTCGCTGGGTTTCCTCAAAACGTTCTTTAAATAG